A genomic stretch from Prochlorococcus marinus str. MIT 9312 includes:
- a CDS encoding 2-isopropylmalate synthase, whose product MSKDPGRILIFDTTLRDGEQSPGASLNLEEKLAIAHQLARLGVDVIEAGFPFASPGDFKAVNKISNDVGKENGPIICGLARASKGDIKACYEAVSPAPKKRIHTFIATSDIHLKHKLKKSRKDVLQIVPEMVNYAKTLVEDIEFSCEDASRSDPDFLYEVIQLAISAGATTINIPDTVGFTTPSEFGKLISDINKNVPNIDEAVISVHGHNDLGLAVANFLEAVKNGARQLECTINGIGERAGNASLEELVMALHVRKSFFNSFFKRNPDSPTPLTAIRTEEITKTSRLVSNLTGMTVQPNKAIVGANAFAHESGIHQDGVLKNRLTYEIIDAKTVGLSDNKISLGKLSGRSAVRARLEEMGYDLSREDLNDAFARFKDLADRKREITDRDLEAIVSEQVQLPEAKFQLCLVQVSCGNASKPTATITLLNTADNTEDTAVSVGTGPVDAVCEALNKLAKVPNELIEFSVKSVTEGIDALGEVTIRIRRDNKIYSGHSADTDVVVAAANAYVNALNRLVFSEKKNSIHPQFDNLENSNKTFLSNPAN is encoded by the coding sequence ATGTCCAAAGATCCTGGAAGAATTTTGATCTTTGATACAACTCTTCGAGATGGAGAGCAATCTCCTGGTGCCAGTTTAAATCTTGAAGAAAAGCTTGCTATTGCACATCAATTAGCAAGATTAGGAGTAGATGTTATTGAGGCTGGATTCCCTTTCGCAAGTCCCGGAGATTTTAAAGCTGTTAATAAAATTTCCAATGATGTAGGGAAAGAAAACGGTCCTATAATATGCGGTTTAGCTAGAGCGTCCAAAGGAGATATAAAAGCATGTTATGAAGCAGTAAGTCCAGCCCCAAAGAAAAGAATACATACTTTTATTGCCACAAGCGATATTCACCTTAAACATAAACTTAAAAAGTCCAGAAAAGATGTCCTTCAAATAGTTCCAGAAATGGTTAATTATGCAAAAACATTGGTAGAAGATATTGAGTTTTCTTGTGAAGATGCTTCAAGGAGTGATCCAGATTTTTTATACGAAGTGATTCAATTAGCAATTTCTGCAGGTGCGACAACTATAAATATCCCTGATACTGTTGGATTTACAACTCCTAGTGAATTTGGCAAATTAATTTCTGATATAAATAAAAATGTTCCAAATATTGATGAAGCAGTAATATCTGTTCATGGTCATAATGATTTAGGTCTAGCAGTTGCCAATTTTCTAGAGGCAGTAAAAAATGGAGCGAGACAACTAGAATGTACGATTAATGGAATTGGTGAAAGAGCAGGAAATGCCTCTCTCGAAGAATTAGTAATGGCGCTGCATGTAAGGAAAAGTTTTTTTAATAGTTTTTTTAAAAGAAATCCAGATTCGCCAACTCCTCTTACTGCCATAAGAACAGAAGAGATAACAAAAACTTCTAGGCTCGTTTCCAACCTAACTGGAATGACTGTTCAACCCAATAAAGCAATTGTGGGAGCTAATGCTTTTGCCCATGAATCAGGCATTCATCAGGATGGAGTCTTAAAAAATAGACTAACTTACGAAATTATCGATGCAAAAACTGTTGGTTTGAGTGATAACAAAATATCTTTGGGAAAACTTAGTGGAAGAAGTGCAGTAAGAGCTAGATTAGAGGAGATGGGATATGACTTGAGCAGGGAAGACTTAAATGATGCTTTTGCTCGTTTTAAGGATTTAGCTGATAGGAAAAGAGAAATTACAGATAGAGACTTAGAAGCAATTGTTAGTGAACAAGTACAGCTTCCGGAAGCTAAATTTCAGTTATGTCTTGTACAAGTAAGTTGCGGTAACGCATCTAAACCTACCGCCACTATTACGCTTCTAAACACGGCAGATAATACTGAGGATACAGCTGTATCAGTAGGGACTGGACCTGTTGATGCTGTGTGCGAGGCTTTAAATAAATTAGCTAAAGTTCCTAATGAATTAATTGAATTTTCTGTAAAGTCGGTAACAGAAGGTATTGATGCATTGGGAGAAGTAACAATAAGAATCAGAAGGGATAATAAGATATATTCTGGTCATTCTGCTGACACGGATGTGGTAGTTGCTGCGGCGAATGCTTACGTTAATGCTTTAAATAGGCTTGTATTTTCTGAGAAAAAAAATTCAATTCACCCACAATTTGATAATTTAGAAAATTCTAATAAAACATTTCTATCTAATCCTGCAAATTAA
- a CDS encoding HDIG domain-containing metalloprotein: MQNITTILKKFLYLWRRSQVPIKQPTRISKIDNLIIFLICILISIISSYKLLLISPLNILDIFSWLLTFTEALISSWILILVSKKENPTITSRQIILIISLLLAVQFLKIALASTISPLSMLIPPALIISQGMGSITALAWVSIASLSLPGSVIEINNNLFFISLVCASIVSLLGGRIRSRAQLLQLSIFVPIGAFLSQWILIGKDKISIIDKQEFVFANGKIFSDSLLLAIVMLFTILFIPIFESIFGLLTKARLLELADKEKPLIRRLSLEAPGTFEHTLLICGLAEEATRMIGGDIDLIKTGALYHDVGKLHAPNWFIENQDGSRNPHDEIDDPFRSAEVLQAHVDEGLKYARKNRLPKSIANFIPEHQGTLKMGYFFHKAKEKNLKINENDFRYKGPIPQSKETAILMLADGCEAALRAMNINASDKEALETISKIIYSRQKDGQIDDSNLSKGEIFLIKRAFLNVWKRIRHRRIQYPTSKNNTFS; the protein is encoded by the coding sequence GTGCAAAACATTACAACTATTCTAAAAAAATTTCTTTACCTGTGGAGGAGGAGTCAAGTTCCAATAAAACAACCAACTAGAATTTCAAAAATTGATAATCTCATAATATTTTTAATATGCATTTTAATCTCAATAATTTCTTCTTATAAATTACTTCTTATTTCGCCTTTAAATATCTTAGATATTTTTTCTTGGCTTTTGACCTTTACTGAAGCACTTATTAGTTCTTGGATTTTGATATTAGTTTCTAAAAAAGAGAATCCTACAATTACTTCAAGACAGATTATCTTGATAATTTCTCTTCTTTTAGCAGTACAGTTCTTGAAAATAGCCTTAGCTTCAACGATAAGTCCGTTATCAATGCTTATCCCACCGGCGTTAATTATATCCCAAGGAATGGGAAGCATAACGGCTTTGGCTTGGGTATCAATAGCAAGCCTTAGTTTGCCTGGCTCAGTAATTGAAATTAATAACAATTTATTTTTCATTTCATTAGTTTGCGCTTCAATAGTATCTCTCCTTGGAGGAAGAATAAGAAGTAGAGCTCAGTTACTCCAACTATCAATTTTTGTTCCCATTGGAGCATTTTTAAGTCAATGGATTTTGATAGGTAAGGACAAAATATCTATTATTGATAAGCAAGAATTTGTTTTTGCTAACGGCAAAATATTTTCAGATTCCTTGTTATTGGCAATAGTAATGCTTTTTACTATTTTATTTATACCTATATTTGAATCGATATTTGGACTATTAACTAAGGCAAGATTACTCGAATTGGCAGATAAAGAGAAACCTCTCATTAGAAGATTGTCTCTTGAAGCTCCCGGTACTTTTGAACATACCCTACTTATATGTGGTTTAGCAGAGGAAGCAACAAGAATGATTGGGGGTGATATTGATCTAATTAAAACTGGAGCGTTATATCATGATGTTGGTAAATTACACGCCCCTAATTGGTTTATTGAAAATCAGGATGGTTCAAGGAATCCTCATGACGAAATAGATGATCCTTTTAGAAGTGCAGAGGTTTTACAAGCACATGTTGATGAAGGATTAAAGTATGCAAGGAAAAACAGACTACCTAAATCAATAGCCAATTTTATCCCAGAGCATCAAGGTACTCTAAAAATGGGATATTTCTTTCACAAAGCTAAAGAAAAAAATCTCAAGATTAATGAAAATGATTTTAGATATAAAGGCCCTATTCCTCAGTCAAAAGAAACAGCTATCTTAATGCTTGCTGATGGATGTGAAGCAGCTCTAAGAGCTATGAATATTAATGCATCTGATAAAGAGGCTTTGGAAACAATATCTAAAATTATCTACTCACGTCAAAAAGATGGCCAAATAGATGATAGTAATTTATCGAAGGGAGAAATTTTTTTAATAAAAAGGGCATTCTTAAATGTATGGAAAAGAATTAGACATAGAAGAATTCAGTATCCAACAAGTAAGAATAATACCTTTTCTTGA
- the folD gene encoding bifunctional methylenetetrahydrofolate dehydrogenase/methenyltetrahydrofolate cyclohydrolase FolD, with the protein MSLKLDGKKLSLEIEERLNDYIFINKKIAKRAPGLAVIRIGEDPASGVYVNNKEKACSRVGIKSFIFHLKDNVEQKEVEQLINKLNFDKNIDGMLLQLPIPKKFDEQRLISYINPSKDVDGLNEINIGKLVKNEPAMRSCTPAGIINLLRSQNITIEGKKIVVIGRSLLVGKPLSLMLLNLNGTVTMTHSKTLDLNKVCKEADILIAAAGKPNLIDSSFVKEGAVIIDVGIHRLKSSDKNKTRLCGDVLLEDVIPKVLAYTPVPGGVGPMTVTMLLVNTIFSWQKQFGLSSTLNDLLP; encoded by the coding sequence ATGTCATTAAAATTAGACGGTAAAAAATTATCTCTTGAAATTGAAGAAAGATTAAATGACTATATTTTTATTAATAAAAAAATCGCAAAAAGGGCTCCTGGTCTAGCCGTAATAAGAATAGGTGAAGACCCAGCGAGTGGTGTTTACGTTAATAACAAGGAAAAAGCATGTTCAAGGGTTGGGATAAAGAGCTTTATCTTTCATCTAAAAGATAATGTAGAGCAAAAAGAAGTTGAACAATTAATAAACAAACTAAACTTTGATAAGAATATTGATGGAATGTTGCTACAACTCCCCATTCCAAAGAAGTTTGATGAGCAACGACTGATAAGTTATATCAATCCAAGCAAAGATGTAGATGGATTAAATGAGATAAACATCGGCAAATTAGTGAAAAATGAGCCTGCGATGAGATCATGTACACCAGCAGGAATTATTAATTTATTAAGGTCCCAAAATATTACAATTGAAGGAAAGAAAATTGTTGTTATCGGAAGAAGTTTACTAGTTGGAAAACCTTTATCGCTTATGTTGTTAAACCTTAATGGGACGGTAACAATGACTCATTCAAAAACATTAGATTTAAACAAAGTCTGTAAGGAAGCTGACATTCTAATTGCTGCTGCAGGGAAACCAAATCTTATAGATTCTAGTTTTGTAAAAGAAGGTGCAGTGATTATTGATGTTGGAATACATAGGTTAAAAAGTTCTGATAAAAATAAAACCAGATTATGTGGCGATGTATTATTAGAAGATGTCATTCCTAAAGTATTGGCTTACACGCCTGTTCCCGGAGGTGTTGGACCAATGACCGTAACAATGTTACTGGTAAATACTATTTTTAGCTGGCAAAAACAATTTGGCTTATCGTCAACCCTAAATGACCTTTTGCCATAA
- the crtE gene encoding geranylgeranyl diphosphate synthase CrtE: MTEAISNISDFEEYLKNAKKVVEEALDFSLGPENPEILRESMRYSLLAGGKRIRPILCLASCSLAGGEPSLAVPTAVAIEMIHTMSLIHDDLPAMDNDDLRRGRPTNHKVYGDAIAILAGDALLTRAFEMVSLRSPGVDPTRLLNVIGELSLVAGAPGLVGGQVVDLECEGKEVDLETLEYIHLHKTGALLKACVRTGAMIAGANEETLQALTTYAEGIGLAFQIIDDILDLTSSSEKLGKTAGKDLLADKTTYPKLLGMEESKKRAFDLVENAKKAIKPWGADAKYLISLADFITNRDR; the protein is encoded by the coding sequence ATGACTGAAGCTATAAGCAACATTTCAGATTTCGAAGAATATCTTAAAAACGCAAAAAAAGTTGTAGAAGAAGCGCTTGATTTCTCCCTAGGCCCTGAAAATCCTGAAATACTTAGAGAGTCAATGAGATATTCTCTTTTAGCTGGAGGGAAAAGAATACGTCCAATTTTATGTTTAGCCTCTTGTTCGCTGGCAGGAGGAGAACCTTCTTTAGCTGTTCCTACGGCTGTAGCTATAGAAATGATTCATACAATGTCTTTAATTCATGATGATTTGCCCGCTATGGACAATGATGACTTAAGAAGAGGTAGGCCAACAAACCATAAAGTATATGGAGATGCAATAGCTATTCTCGCAGGCGATGCTTTATTAACTAGAGCCTTTGAAATGGTCTCTTTAAGAAGTCCAGGAGTTGATCCAACCAGATTATTAAATGTAATTGGTGAACTTTCCTTAGTAGCAGGTGCACCGGGTTTAGTTGGAGGACAAGTTGTTGATTTAGAATGTGAAGGGAAAGAAGTTGACCTTGAAACCTTAGAGTATATTCATCTTCACAAGACTGGGGCTTTATTGAAAGCTTGCGTAAGAACAGGCGCGATGATCGCAGGAGCTAACGAAGAAACATTACAAGCTCTGACAACATATGCAGAGGGAATTGGATTAGCCTTCCAAATAATAGATGATATTCTTGATTTAACTTCAAGCAGTGAAAAGCTTGGCAAAACTGCCGGCAAAGATCTTTTAGCTGACAAAACTACTTACCCTAAATTACTTGGAATGGAGGAGTCAAAGAAAAGAGCATTTGATTTAGTAGAAAACGCAAAAAAAGCAATTAAACCTTGGGGGGCAGATGCAAAGTATTTAATATCATTAGCCGACTTTATTACAAATAGAGACAGGTAA
- a CDS encoding divergent PAP2 family protein, with protein MSEFFAFFNNSVLFWSLLSCLLAQFFKIVFNFFSTGEIRFGIVFETGGMPSSHSALITGATSGIGYELGFDSSIFALAVAVALIIMYDASGVRKSAGIQAAEINKLSKKLDPQSELLLKETLGHTKIEVMVGSFLGPLITLPGIFFLGSPLKIFDLIIN; from the coding sequence ATGTCTGAGTTTTTTGCCTTTTTTAATAATTCAGTTCTTTTCTGGAGTTTATTATCCTGTTTACTAGCTCAATTTTTTAAAATTGTATTCAATTTCTTTTCAACTGGAGAGATAAGATTTGGAATTGTATTCGAGACAGGTGGTATGCCTTCAAGTCATTCCGCATTAATAACTGGTGCTACATCCGGTATAGGTTATGAATTAGGATTTGATAGCTCGATATTCGCATTAGCTGTTGCTGTAGCACTTATAATTATGTATGACGCTAGTGGTGTTAGAAAATCAGCTGGAATTCAAGCTGCAGAAATAAATAAACTATCAAAGAAACTAGACCCTCAATCTGAATTACTTTTAAAAGAAACCCTAGGCCATACAAAAATTGAAGTTATGGTGGGTAGTTTTTTAGGACCATTAATTACTTTGCCTGGAATATTTTTTTTAGGTTCCCCTCTCAAGATATTTGATTTGATAATAAATTAA
- a CDS encoding cobyrinate a,c-diamide synthase — translation MPCVISSPSTDSGKTTLSLLISCWAFSKGIKIQTFKVGPDYLDQQQLSSIGQPICRNLDIFLSGEAWVQESFFKHSLKYEFSLIEGAMGLFDGLGSTTYSSTANISKLLNAPVIFIVNARGQVASLLATIRGFRDFDSELSIVGIIFNNVNSDRHKKLIEEVFKNEDIEILGFLPSDSNITLNKANLGLISPLDNGKEIDVEYFANFAERNLDVFSLIKFLKSPQKKIFNSVSFKDFKIDKTKPIAIAEDKIFHFQYPETKEFLSEIGIPLISWSIYEDQEIPNEASSLIIPGGFPEKYADHISNSRKSLNSLRKFRKNGFIYAECGGMMILGDFIKDENGNYHKMSGILPFRSKKRKLSVGYRYIKGLKDTPIIKQNQLIRGHEFHYWEIENNLFEFDLKKDEPQKKLSPPWKIKSWETKYKNEGFFDNKLHASWIHLHFPSSPEVAKNFIDATQIAYSKDS, via the coding sequence ATGCCTTGTGTAATATCTTCTCCTTCAACTGATAGTGGGAAAACTACATTATCGCTTTTGATATCTTGTTGGGCGTTTTCAAAAGGTATTAAGATACAAACTTTCAAGGTTGGCCCAGATTATCTTGATCAACAACAACTTAGTTCAATTGGTCAACCTATTTGTAGGAATTTAGATATTTTTTTAAGTGGTGAGGCATGGGTTCAAGAAAGTTTTTTTAAACATTCTTTGAAATATGAATTCTCATTAATTGAAGGGGCAATGGGCTTATTTGATGGATTAGGTTCAACAACCTATTCAAGTACAGCAAATATCTCTAAACTTCTCAATGCTCCAGTAATTTTTATTGTTAATGCTAGAGGTCAAGTAGCTTCTCTTTTGGCGACTATTCGAGGTTTTAGAGATTTCGATAGTGAGTTGTCAATAGTAGGAATTATATTTAACAACGTTAATTCAGATAGACATAAAAAATTAATAGAAGAGGTTTTCAAAAATGAAGATATCGAAATTCTTGGTTTTTTACCTTCTGATTCAAACATAACTTTAAACAAAGCTAATTTAGGTTTGATATCTCCATTGGATAATGGTAAAGAAATTGATGTTGAATATTTTGCAAATTTCGCCGAAAGAAATCTTGATGTATTTTCTCTTATTAAATTCTTGAAATCTCCTCAAAAGAAAATATTTAATTCTGTTAGTTTTAAAGATTTTAAAATTGATAAAACTAAACCTATCGCAATTGCAGAAGATAAAATCTTTCACTTTCAATACCCTGAAACTAAGGAGTTTTTGAGTGAAATAGGAATACCTTTGATTTCATGGAGTATTTATGAAGATCAAGAAATACCTAATGAAGCTTCTTCTTTAATTATTCCGGGGGGATTTCCTGAAAAATATGCTGATCATATAAGTAATTCTAGGAAAAGTTTAAATTCGTTAAGGAAATTCCGCAAAAATGGATTTATATATGCAGAGTGCGGAGGGATGATGATATTAGGAGACTTCATAAAAGATGAAAATGGTAATTATCATAAAATGAGTGGAATCCTACCTTTTAGATCGAAAAAACGTAAGCTTTCAGTAGGGTATAGATACATTAAGGGTTTAAAAGATACTCCGATCATTAAACAAAATCAATTAATTAGAGGACATGAATTTCATTATTGGGAAATTGAAAATAATTTATTTGAATTTGATTTAAAAAAAGATGAGCCTCAGAAAAAACTCTCTCCTCCATGGAAAATTAAATCTTGGGAAACTAAATATAAAAATGAAGGCTTTTTTGATAACAAATTACATGCAAGTTGGATTCACTTACATTTTCCAAGTTCTCCAGAAGTTGCAAAAAACTTTATAGATGCTACCCAAATTGCTTATTCAAAGGATTCTTAA
- a CDS encoding glucose-6-phosphate dehydrogenase assembly protein OpcA, which produces MKPQLTLQTPLELPYQEVSNYLNKLWISEDKDNTGANTFTLMVWQPAWLEQCLVQKGLVNGPITGNLSPEIIEVAKKFILDQGLPITTSLNSEELLNLLKEDLSNKDFEDFRGQFFESSISTLNPRRLITLAPTLNKNSDIKTFVSAYCPLSDTPAMQPICGDLVVIRGDSASITHKGLKIIDQLSIDQLPSWLWWNGSLDESPEIFEYFINYGLRLIIDTALGSPNRCLKVLDQLKKSNKAINDLNWVRLKNWRESLAMIFDPPSRRPILDHISDIDIDIAGDHMIQALFLISWISDKLGWSFLRVERDTESTKIEFERINGEKISASINPLSLGNPSIHLGQVIGLRLISRISDVQKNNTCVILGCESVECMRLEAGGMANMELIEQVVPNSFSSSEYDVSKLLGSSRGNTSPLFENSIKIALQIFNGFNN; this is translated from the coding sequence ATGAAACCTCAACTAACACTCCAAACCCCATTAGAGCTTCCTTATCAGGAGGTTTCTAATTACCTTAATAAGTTATGGATTTCGGAAGATAAAGATAATACAGGAGCTAATACTTTTACGTTAATGGTCTGGCAGCCTGCTTGGCTAGAACAATGTTTGGTACAAAAAGGATTAGTAAATGGACCAATTACTGGAAACTTAAGTCCAGAGATAATTGAAGTAGCTAAAAAATTTATATTAGATCAAGGACTTCCTATCACTACTTCCCTTAATAGTGAAGAATTATTGAATTTGTTGAAAGAAGATTTATCTAATAAAGACTTTGAAGACTTTAGAGGACAATTTTTTGAATCATCAATAAGTACATTAAATCCAAGAAGATTAATAACTCTAGCGCCAACGTTAAATAAAAATTCAGATATCAAAACTTTTGTGTCCGCTTACTGTCCATTAAGTGATACTCCAGCTATGCAACCTATATGTGGAGATTTAGTTGTTATTAGGGGAGACTCTGCCTCAATAACCCATAAAGGATTAAAAATAATTGATCAATTATCTATTGATCAATTACCTTCTTGGTTGTGGTGGAATGGGAGCTTGGATGAATCGCCTGAAATTTTCGAATATTTTATTAATTATGGTTTAAGGTTAATAATTGATACTGCGCTTGGATCGCCTAACAGATGTTTAAAAGTTTTAGATCAACTAAAGAAATCAAATAAAGCTATTAATGATCTAAATTGGGTTAGGTTGAAAAATTGGAGGGAATCATTGGCAATGATTTTTGATCCCCCATCGAGGAGACCAATTTTAGATCATATTTCTGATATTGATATTGATATCGCAGGAGATCATATGATTCAAGCTTTGTTTTTGATCTCATGGATTAGTGATAAACTTGGTTGGTCTTTTCTAAGAGTTGAAAGGGATACAGAATCAACAAAAATAGAATTTGAAAGAATTAATGGTGAAAAAATTTCTGCATCAATTAATCCTTTATCTTTGGGAAATCCAAGTATTCATTTAGGACAAGTTATTGGATTGAGGTTGATTTCAAGAATTAGTGATGTTCAAAAAAACAACACTTGTGTAATACTTGGATGTGAATCAGTGGAATGTATGAGACTTGAAGCAGGGGGAATGGCTAATATGGAATTAATAGAACAAGTTGTTCCAAATTCTTTTTCTTCATCAGAGTATGATGTTAGTAAATTATTGGGAAGTAGTAGAGGTAATACAAGTCCTCTTTTTGAAAATTCTATTAAAATAGCTCTTCAAATATTTAATGGTTTTAATAACTAA
- the zwf gene encoding glucose-6-phosphate dehydrogenase, translating into MPSTLSNPLRLGLRQERVISPQCLVIFGASGDLTHRKLIPALFELYLQRRIPSEFGIVGCARRPWTDNEFREKMKVKLSTQISGKEKEWEQFSNYLFYEPVDLQQSDHVVRLSKRLNKIDKRQATHGNRTFYLSVSPNFYASGCKALKIAGLLDDPKKSRLVIEKPFGRDYSSAKKLNKIVQSCAEESQIYRIDHYLGKETVQNILVMRFANTIFEPIWNRNYISSVQITSSETVGVEDRAGYYESSGALRDMLQNHMTQMLAVTAMEPPGKFEPEAIRNEKAKVLQASKLADENEPWNCCIRGQYGEGGNISNLLKGYRQEDGVNCNSTTETYIATKVFVDNWRWQGVPFYLRTGKRLPKRLGEIVLTFKDVPVHLFESTIINPAPNQLILRIQPNEGATFNFEVKSPGSGMKSRPVEMEFSYDESFGEPSDEGYVRLLADAMLSDPTLFTRSDEVEAAWKLYTPLIELMDNSPWKLPIYNYESMTWGPPESDQLLSKDNIFWRRP; encoded by the coding sequence ATGCCTTCAACTTTAAGTAATCCTCTAAGATTAGGTTTACGGCAGGAAAGAGTTATATCTCCACAATGCTTAGTAATATTTGGTGCTAGTGGAGACCTTACTCATAGAAAATTAATACCAGCCTTATTTGAACTCTATTTGCAAAGAAGAATTCCTAGTGAATTTGGAATAGTTGGTTGTGCGAGAAGACCTTGGACTGATAATGAATTTAGAGAAAAGATGAAAGTAAAGCTATCCACTCAAATTTCTGGTAAGGAAAAGGAGTGGGAACAATTTTCCAATTATCTTTTTTATGAACCAGTTGACTTACAACAAAGCGATCATGTCGTAAGGCTTTCTAAAAGATTAAATAAAATTGATAAAAGACAAGCTACTCATGGAAATAGAACATTTTATTTATCAGTATCTCCAAATTTCTATGCAAGTGGATGTAAAGCTCTTAAAATAGCTGGCCTTTTAGATGACCCTAAGAAAAGTCGTTTAGTGATTGAAAAACCTTTTGGAAGAGATTATTCAAGTGCAAAAAAATTGAACAAGATCGTTCAAAGTTGTGCTGAAGAAAGTCAGATTTATAGGATTGATCATTATTTAGGTAAAGAGACAGTTCAAAACATTCTTGTTATGAGGTTTGCTAATACTATTTTTGAACCAATCTGGAACAGAAATTATATATCAAGTGTTCAAATTACTTCATCTGAAACAGTAGGTGTTGAAGATAGAGCAGGTTATTACGAAAGCTCTGGTGCTTTAAGAGATATGCTTCAAAATCATATGACTCAAATGCTCGCTGTTACTGCTATGGAACCTCCTGGGAAATTTGAACCAGAAGCTATAAGAAATGAAAAAGCTAAGGTTCTTCAAGCTTCAAAACTTGCTGACGAAAATGAACCGTGGAATTGTTGTATAAGAGGTCAATATGGGGAGGGAGGAAATATCTCAAATCTTCTCAAAGGATATAGGCAGGAAGATGGTGTTAATTGTAATAGCACAACAGAAACTTATATTGCGACAAAAGTTTTCGTTGATAACTGGCGTTGGCAAGGGGTACCTTTTTATTTAAGAACTGGGAAAAGACTACCTAAAAGACTTGGAGAAATAGTCTTGACTTTTAAAGACGTTCCTGTTCATTTATTTGAATCAACAATAATAAATCCTGCTCCAAATCAACTTATCCTAAGAATTCAGCCAAATGAAGGTGCTACTTTTAACTTTGAGGTAAAATCCCCTGGTTCTGGGATGAAATCCAGACCTGTTGAGATGGAATTTTCTTATGATGAATCATTTGGAGAACCCTCAGATGAAGGCTATGTAAGATTACTAGCTGATGCAATGCTTTCTGATCCAACCTTATTTACACGAAGTGATGAAGTAGAGGCAGCTTGGAAACTTTATACGCCATTAATAGAATTGATGGATAATTCTCCTTGGAAGTTACCTATTTATAATTATGAATCTATGACGTGGGGACCTCCTGAGTCTGATCAATTACTTTCAAAAGATAATATTTTCTGGCGCAGACCTTAA
- a CDS encoding FAD-binding oxidoreductase — protein sequence MYSQSTVIAGGLAHIPVVIGVFYFILKTFSKRASNFPQDTEPKKSQVKSVEQKSVPKPAPVAKGVTNNVVKKKKHADVPVNIYRPKTPYEGTVIENYSLLKEGAIGRVNHITFDLKDSDPFLNYVEGQSIGIMPAGEDANGKPHKLRLYSIASTRHGDDYKGNTVSLCVRQLQYEKDGETINGVCSTYLCDIKPGDKVKITGPVGKEMLLPDEEDANIVMLATGTGIAPMRAYLRRMFEATEKEKNKWNFKGKAWLFMGAPKSANLLYEEDLQRYLTDYPDNFTYTKAISREQQNTKGGRMYIQDRVLESANELFNMIEDEKTHIYLCGLKGMEPGIDEAMTKAAEEKGLNWSELRPQLKKAGRWHVETY from the coding sequence ATGTATTCACAATCAACAGTTATCGCAGGCGGCTTAGCTCATATACCAGTAGTAATAGGAGTTTTTTATTTTATTCTAAAAACTTTTAGTAAAAGGGCCTCAAACTTCCCTCAAGATACAGAGCCAAAAAAATCTCAGGTAAAATCTGTTGAACAAAAATCAGTTCCTAAGCCTGCACCTGTTGCAAAGGGAGTAACGAATAATGTTGTTAAGAAGAAGAAGCATGCTGATGTACCAGTAAATATCTATAGACCAAAGACACCTTATGAAGGCACAGTAATAGAAAACTACAGTCTTCTTAAAGAAGGAGCTATTGGTAGAGTAAATCATATAACTTTCGACCTCAAAGATAGTGATCCATTCTTAAATTATGTTGAAGGCCAAAGCATTGGTATCATGCCTGCTGGAGAGGATGCTAATGGAAAGCCTCATAAATTAAGACTTTACTCAATAGCTAGCACCAGACATGGAGATGATTATAAAGGAAATACTGTTTCTCTTTGTGTTAGACAGCTTCAGTACGAAAAAGATGGTGAAACGATCAATGGAGTTTGTTCCACTTACTTATGCGATATTAAGCCTGGAGATAAAGTTAAAATAACAGGCCCTGTAGGTAAGGAGATGCTTCTTCCAGATGAAGAGGATGCAAACATAGTTATGTTAGCTACTGGAACTGGAATAGCCCCCATGAGAGCTTATTTAAGAAGAATGTTTGAAGCAACTGAAAAAGAAAAAAATAAATGGAATTTCAAAGGTAAAGCTTGGTTATTTATGGGTGCTCCTAAATCAGCTAATTTGTTATACGAGGAAGATCTTCAGAGATATCTAACTGATTATCCAGATAATTTCACATATACAAAAGCTATTAGCCGTGAACAGCAAAATACAAAAGGTGGAAGAATGTATATTCAAGACAGAGTTTTAGAATCAGCTAACGAGCTTTTCAATATGATTGAAGATGAGAAGACTCATATATATCTTTGCGGATTAAAGGGTATGGAGCCTGGAATAGATGAAGCTATGACAAAGGCGGCTGAAGAAAAAGGATTGAACTGGTCAGAATTAAGACCTCAACTAAAAAAAGCAGGAAGATGGCACGTAGAAACCTACTAA